TACTAAGTGACTGGTGCATGCTTCTCAGGCATTTGGGGTTAGGTAGTCCTCCTAGTGAAGCTCTTCAGTTATTGCAAGGGTGGcggtgggggagtgggggttcAGGTGCCTCATCCCCACCTGTAACAGAACCCTCCGTTGGCATGACTGCAAGTAACACATGGGGATAGGTAGAGGGAGGCCACTGACTGCAGGGCCTGCATCCCCTCGCCTctggggaagggctggggagCTGAGCGGATGCAGCACCCTGCAGAGCCTGTCAGTGCGGCTATTCGATCGCTTCCCTCTGCAGGAGACCAGAACGTGGAATACAAGGGCACCATCTGGCATAAAGACTGCTTCACCTGCAGCAACTGCAAGCAAGTCATTGGGACCGGAAGCTTCTTCCCTAAAGGGGAGGACTTCTACTGTGTGACTTGCCATGAGACCAAGTTTGCTAAGCACTGCGTGAAGTGCAACAAGGTATGTTGTGGTAATTGTGCACCGCGCATTGTTGCCTGGTGTTGGACAATCTGCAgcgcacttgcacacacacactatctcaTTCCATCCTCATGATAGCCCTGTGACGTTGGAATTAttgtgcccattttacagatgaggagcCTGGGGTTAGAAAGCAGCGCCACAGCTGATTCTAGTCATCAGCGTGTGCCCCTCCATTCTGAGTCGGGCAGCCCTGGCTCTGGAGGCCCTGCCTCCTCTACTTCCTTGGCTTCTGAAGAGGCTGACCTTCTCTAAGCCTTGGTGTCTTCATCTGTAAATTGGGGATAATAATAGCACCTGCCTCCCATGGCTGTAATGGTGATTAAATGAGATACTGTATACCAAAGCACCCAGCTCAGTGCCTGGTTGTTGAATCTGAATCCCGGTGCCCCACTCCCTGGTCTAGGCCATCACATCTGGAGGAATCACTTACCAGGATCAGCCCTGGCATGCCGAGTGCTTTGTGTGTGTTACCTGCTCTAAGAAGCTGGCTGGGCAGCGTTTCACCGCTGTGGAGGACCAGTATTACTGCGTGGATTGCTACAAGAACTTTGTGGCCAAGAAGTGTGCTGGATGCAAGAACCCCATCACTGGTAGGCTAAAGAGTCCTTGCTAAGTCTGCCAGGCTAGTTTTTTTTGTGCATGGTAACCATCTCTCATTTCCTGGCGTCGGTTTCATCCACAAAGGCCCCTAGACAATGCCCCTACAATGGTGGCCCCAAAGGCCTCCCCCAAATAGTTTGGATTATCTCCCAGGCCAGATTAACCCTTGCAATGCAGAACACTTCCTGACTACTATTGACCAACTAGCCATGCCATTTCAAGCACTGCACAGGGGTGAAATTGGGCGGGAGTGGGGCAGCCACAAGGGATGGAGGGTTAGTGGTGGGAGAGCCGGGAGAGGGAGGGGTGAaaagaggggatggggagggctAGGGAGGCTGGAATACTAAAAGCTGGCATTATAGCACCCCCTAGTGGAAGGCTAGTGCAGAGGGACCTGCTAGCGGggtcatttttatgtatttttaatctttttgtgATCGAAAGCAAAGCTAATCACTTCATTCCTCATCTTGCGGCCGCGATCCACGTGCCCTGAGCCCTTTCCCTTGCCTCCAACTTTCCCATCTCCCCGGGGAGCCTTGAAATGTACATTTGAGAAGACTTTTGCCATCCTCAGGGAAAAGGACTGTGTCAAGAGTGAGCCACCCAGTCTCTAAAGCTAGGAAGCCCCCAGTGTGCCACGGGAAACGCTTGCCTCTCACCCTGTTTCCCAGCGCCAACCTCCGGGGCAGGCATCCGGGTGGAGAGAGGACTTGTCCCTCGTGGGTGGTGGTTCTTTATAGAAAAAATCGAAGCTTAGCAGCTCCTCCTCGAGGCCCGGTAAGTGCACACCCCACAAACAGCCCAAGTTTGCCTCCTGGTGGCCACTTTGATGCCATGGCCCTGACTTTAAAAGACACTGGTTATGCTGGGAGGTCGGTGCGCGTCACAGAGCTATAGTGGTGGTGGCATGGGAACAGGGGTTCTTTAAATCAGGGAAGCCATTGGCTGAGCTCTGGCATCTTTTCAGGTCCTTGACAGCCATAGAAGGGTTGCGGCGGCGCGGGGGACAGTGGCGGCGCGGGGGACAATGCGCGGTGGGAGACAATGCGTGGTCGAGTAGAGGGGAGCAGAGAGCCGGGCAGACACTGACTGTGTGCCTGTCGACTCTATGATCGGGCAAGTTGTCATTTTATCTCTGACTCCTGGGTTCCTCATCTGTCTTCATTCAGctgttctctctgttttcttgtgttttcccaCAGGGTTTGGTAAAGGCTCCAGTGTGGTGGCCTATGAAGGACAATCCTGGCACGACTACTGCTTCCACTGCAAAAAATGCTCCGTGAATCTGGCCAACAAGCGCTTTGTGTTTCATAATGAGCAGGTGTATTGCCCCGACTGTGCCAAAAAGCTGTAACTTGACAGGGGCTCCTGTCCTGTAAAATGGTATTTGAACCATGCTTTGTGTCCTTTGCTCACTCGCTCTGTTAGCATCCATAGAGGAGGAGTGGGTTTCCACCTTCAAAGTTGctccttctgtcctttctcccaATTTACAGTATTACTCAACTAAGGGCACATTGTGATCATATTAGGATTTAGCAAAGAGCAACCttgcagcaaaaataatttctctGTTGCAATGGAAAAAACAGAAACTTAGATAGACTCTTCTGCATGTTTCTCATAGAGCAGAAAAGTGCTAACCATGTAGCCACTTCATGATGTAAGCAAGAAGCATAGGCGATAAGGCTCCCACTGAGATGCCTTCCAGGGCTCATCTGGGACCCACTATGCTGTCACATGACTGATGCGCAAGAGTTGTAGCGGCTGCTCCAACTCCCTGCTCACCTTCTTCTGTGAGCAGTAGAACTTGCCAGAATGCATGGTTTAACTTTATCAAAACTCTgaccttccttctgttcttttgtgcTGTCACATGACTAACATGAATTTGCAGAGAATTAACATTTTGAACTTAGCTGTAATTCTCAACTGACTTTCCCCCCTACTAACGTTTGACTCCCCACGTGGCGTGTTTTCTGATCATTCCTGCTTTGAAGCATGGAGCACACAGGTGATTTGGAGAGTGTAAGTAGACCTGAGGAAACGAGCCTGTTTCAGAACATCGTCACAGTGACTTCTGGAAGCTTAACAAAACTAACCCTCCTGtccttgttcattttttaaaattttgttttaattaatagtaaAAATAGTTTTTGGGTTTGGAAACTTGCATGACAATATTTGAGCCTCCTCAGACATCCCTGCAGTTTTGGGGTCCATCCTATAGAAGAGACAAAAACTCTAGAGGGGCAGCTGAGCAGGCACAGACAGGGCTGTCTGTCATCAACAAGAATATGACATGTTAAAACCGTGACAAGTTGATTCCCTTGTGACATGGTTGTCTGCTCTTTGTCGGTGTTCAAGAAAACCACAAAGTCCCTTTTCTTGTGATTCTTAGAACGTTCCCTCAAGAGTTTAGCTGGGTCTCGGGGGCTGTTGGGGGTGGTCATCATCCTCCCCAGGCAGGACTGGTTTTCCACCTCCTGCATCTCTGAAACACAGGATACCTACTTAACTGTATTCTccattatattacatatataaagaGACGATATCAAGGTAAACATGTAATGAAAATACATATTCGTATATTACTGTAGCAGTGGTTGTAGATGCCGCCAGCTCACTTCCACACTGTCATTAGCTGTTTCCATCTAACGTTTCAATGTAtccttacaaaaataaaagcagcatagAAAGAATACGtctcctgttttttttattattctgccCAAGAGAAGCATATTACACGGGTGTGCAATATGCTGCTGCCTCAAAAACTCGGGGACCTTGTTCCTGGCGTCAAGGATATACTTAGTTCAGTGCAGTGTACAAACATGTAGCACCACCGCGGtccagttttttcttttctttttttttgtatttttttttttttaaaaaaaaagcagcctcaAAGTGTTTCCCAGATTTCTGCATTCCACAAAAGCCAAGAGCCAATGATGCTTGCATGGGCAGGATAGCACAGGCAGGAAGGGACTCCCAGATGAGGCCATTTCAGAAGGAATTATGCTTTCCCCTcgttccttcattcctttcccttCAGCCCTCTAGAGCCTGGGATCCATGCGCCATTGTGTCTTTCCCATCTGCCCTTCCTACCTGCACCCCCCTAAGTGCTTTGGGCCATTGTCTCCTTTTGAGAGAtgggagagcagagggagaggctgGCCTGGCATACTGAGCCTCGTGGAGTTGGAACTCCTGAAGCTCATATTCTTACCCATCCACCCTTCGCCTACCCTAGAGGTTATTTTAAGAGGCCccaactgggggctggagagatggctcagtggttaagagcattgcctgctcttccaaaggtcctgagttcaattcccagcaaccacatggaggctcacaaccatctgtaataaagtctggtgccctcttctagccttcggcatacacacagatagactattgtatacatagtaaataataaataaatattttaaaaaaaagagggccCAAGTGGCCACCAGCAATGGCAGTGGCAATGGGTGCCGGCTGTGCTCACTTCCTGTGCCCAGTCCTTCCTCCCATAGGATGTTCTAATGCTACATGTCTGCTAAAAGCAGATTGGAGGGGTAGCAGTTAGGCCTTCACAAGCCCCCTGGCAGAATAAAAAATGGTTCTATTTTGTGGGTATCAGAATTTTGAGAGATACTAGGGTCAGAGTGGTCTTCATCAGCTGAAGCATTTGCCATCTGAGAAGGGTTGAGGCCTGTCAGAATTGACCTCAagcctttttttccattttgctgtagattgaacccaggcctcttATGATCATCAAGAATGTGAACGTCCCCTTTGGGTATGCTCCTTTTTAGAGAGATTGCCTGTGGACACACCCTGAAACCACTGAAGAGAACCTATCTAGGTTTCTAAGGTCCTGCCTTTGCTCCATGCCGGCACCATCCACCTCTGCGAGCTCTTGTTGTCTTGCTGTTCTGCCCAgcattccttcccttcccagaattccagagTCTCTCCCCAGAATGAGTTATGTGGCCTCCAGTCCAAGGCCTCTCTAATTGTTCTCAGTCCCTTCCTACCTTTACTTCCCATTCTGCACTGAACTCGGCTTCTGTCACTTGAGCTGCTCTCCCATGGCCTCGGCTCCACCAAGCCTTGACCTGCTCCCCTTAGCTGCTCCCCTGAGTTACGCTAACAAAAAGCTGCGTTGCCTAAAATGCCCGGAACCATTTCTCCCACTCACTCCATAGTCTAACAATAgtcacccccccaaaaaaaaacctgccttccTTACCCAAGGAACAGGCCTACTGGGCATCTGCCTCTGTGCTGTTTGCCCTTAACACTGATCTTCAGAAGCAAACATGTCCTTCGTTCACACCAGGCCTAATCGCCTCAACCAGTGCTGGGCCCATTTTCCAGGTGAAAAAAATACAAGTTCAGAGAGATGAAGGTTTCCTAAAGCTACACAGCTCATGGGAGAGGCCGGTCTGAGCATACTACTAGTGTGTTGGGACAGTGCACGGCACAGAAGTGGCATATCAATGAGGAAATTGATCAGGATATCCACGACTTTAGAAGACACCTGTTTATTGCATGACAGGGCTCAGGAGAAATGGGGTTACATATCTAGTTACTACACTGTCCGCAGACAGGCCCCGTCTGGATCAGAACACGGTAACCTATTGCTAACAGGGTGATAACCTGAAGCCAGGTTGTCTGGGTTCAAATCTTGGGCAATCAACAACTCACTAAGCTTGTTTCTTAAAATGAGATAGAATGGCTCATTTCAAAATTGTATGCATGTGATAGGATCACAGGAGAGCTTAGGGCGGTAACGGGTACCACGTAAATACACAATCAGTGTTAGCAAGGGTTCTGTCCTGAACACTGATAGTGCTCGACCCTACCTACAAGTCACCCTATACCACTCATGAACCGTGGTAGGGGGTGGATCCAAGTCAGCCAGACTTGGATTTGGACACTGGCGCCACTGCTTTCTAGGTGGGCAACTGAACTGAACGTCAGCATCTACGTATTACCATGTCTTTGTAGGTAGAAACATCCACTGCAGCTGGGGGAGTTGGAAGGCCAGGAGTGGCTAGGACCCATGAGGAaacaagaatgctgggaaggcGGACCTGGCTACTGCTTTGGCTAATTAAGGAAGTCACTGAAAGTGACACACACAGAGCACTTGACCTTTGCTACTAGCTAAGCTTATGTCTCAGTCCCCTAGCTTTGGCCACAGAGTCCATAGGGTATGTGGCTTTTGGGAATGAAAATGCCCATGGATTGCAGTAACAATCCCTTCACCTGATTGATAAGGAAAAAGGTTCAGAGGGGAGGCAACTTGGGGCCACACATTGCAAACTGGCAGCTGCCTCAGCTGGGGGTTCAGTCTTTGGAGTCCTTTGTAGGATTCCTTACAGTACTCATGTGTTCAGAGAATCATTCTGCATGATGTGGCCATGGTAACAAGGGCACAGGAAGTGTGCTGCCCTAAAGAATCTGTTGGATGTGGCCGAGAATCTGTGTCCCTTAGGGGACAAGACATAATAGTAGGAAGGACTGTGAAGAGGCTAACCCAGAGAGTGATCTTTGGAAGTCTGTCACCTTGGAGCTGTGAACGGAACACTGGTTCGATCAGATGGATTCATATGACCTGGTGCCGACAGGAATGAAATATATCTAGATTATGCTGATTCAAGTATACATAGAAAATGCTAGAATGTTGCCAAAAGATAGCTCAGGTGGCTAAAGGCTTTTGCTACAAAATCCTGCGATTTGTCCTCTGATCTACCTCCACATGCCTGCTGTGagaccccccaccccagccacaggaaagaaagaaatgtaaaaaaagcTCTAGAATGATAAGCAGGGAATGGCTGTCGCTACTTTATCAACACCAGATAACAAACACTAGGGAATAAATACGGGCCTAGCTTCATTAAAAGCAAAACTTAGTGAGGTTAAAGCATGATGGACAGATTGAATTAACTGATTTGTTCAATGGAAATTGCCATCTTCCAGCTTGACTAGAGTGCTAGAACTACAGGCATTGTGCTACAACACCTGCACAAACCAGATTTTAGCATTGGGACCTTGGAGCCAGTTGGTGgcggtgcaagcctttaatcccccCACTTGGAAGGTagatgtaggtggatctctgtgaatctgaggccagcctggtctccagagggctacatagagaaaccatgtctcaaaacaaaacaaaacaaaaaggtagaacCTTGGTCCAGTAAGATGTTCTCTTGGCTAAAGCGCTTGGTATGAGAACCTGATAATCTGAGTTTGGTTCTTGGATCACATgtaaaggagagaactgacttcgaaaagttgttctctgacctccatgaacaCACTATAGCATGCCTGTTCCCACActcatgatgatgatggtgatgacggtGGAAGCCAAAAAATTACGCAGGCATATCGGGACATAGGCAGTCACAATAATGCCATGAAgaaatgtgtacatgtgcataaaAACTGCCTCAGATCTATAAAGAAGAtaagggccgggcagtggtggcgcacacctttaatcccagcactcgggaggcagaggcaggcagatctctgtgagttcaagaccagcctggtctacagaggtagttccaggacaggctccaaaaccacagagaaaccctgtctcgaaaaaccaaaaaaaaaaaaaaaaagaagataagggGGAGGGAGTTACAAGATGGGGAGATATCTCacttggtaaagtgtttgtctcTTAAGTgtaagacctgaatttgatccctggctCCCACCTAAAACCTTGGGATGTGACTAGACTCATCCTTGTAATTTCTgtgccagggaggtggagacagcacaTCCCTGGAGCTTGGTGCGCTAGCCTAATGAGTAAGCCTGTCGGGtctcaatgagagaccctatctcaaaacctaAAGGGAAGGGCTCCTGAGGAATGGCCTGGGAAACTGACCATTGGCTTCCACATGTAGATAGACATATGTGTGCAAACCCccacactcatgtgtacacacatggccATACATATGTTCCCCATAACCATTGGAAAAATGTTTCCATCAGAGGAAAATACTAATCTAAGGGTTAAAAGGACCAGGGGTGTAGGGAATGGGTTTCTTTCTAGAGAATGCTTAGAAACAAGACAATGGGGGATGGTTGCACGACCTTGTGAATACATACTTGGGTTAAGTGGTGGTCTCTAACTCGGTGAAGTGACTCACTTGTAGCTGCAGCTACATGGGAGGCTAAGCCAGAAGGCAGCTTGAATTTATAAGCTCATGACCAGactgggcaacacagcaagatCCAGActctaaataaagaaagaaacaaaataaaattgatacatgtttattacattatttactgcagtaaaaaaacaacagcaaaaaacccaCTTTACCAGTGTGCCTCAGCTATAACAgctcacacaggaagaaaaaagaagaccaGCGCtctgttgggcggtggtggcgcacacctttaatcccagcactcaggaggcagaggcaggtagatctctgtgagttcgagaccagcctaggctacagagtgagttccaggacaatttgagtacacagagaaagcctgtctcaaaaacatcaaaacaaacaaaaagatcagaGTTTGAAGTTTCATTTTCCTGTTCCAAACCTGGAACTCTGCTAAATCACCAAGCAGATGACTAGGAAAGATGAAGATCTGATTGTTGGCTAGACTTGCCAGTGGCCTGTATTCATAGCTTGCTTGACATTTGGTATCACCTCTATACCACCACCAGTGTGGTTTTATTACTATAACGAAAACAGAGCTGGTCTTATCCAGGACATTTATTTCATATGGCACATACTTACAAAATGTATTGCAGCACACGACATTTGTATAGAAAGATATCAAAAGCTCATCTTTCAGCCTTTTGCTGTCTACATTTAATAACAAGTATCTAAAACTAGATTTGAAACCTAAGGCACCCTGCCCTAACAG
This is a stretch of genomic DNA from Microtus ochrogaster isolate Prairie Vole_2 chromosome X, MicOch1.0, whole genome shotgun sequence. It encodes these proteins:
- the Fhl1 gene encoding four and a half LIM domains protein 1 isoform X3; translation: MSEKFDCHYCRDPLQGKKYVQKDGHHCCLKCFDKFCANTCVECRKPISADAKEVHYKNRYWHDTCFRCAKCLHPLASETFVSKDGKILCNKCATREDSPRCKGCFKAIVAGDQNVEYKGTIWHKDCFTCSNCKQVIGTGSFFPKGEDFYCVTCHETKFAKHCVKCNKAITSGGITYQDQPWHAECFVCVTCSKKLAGQRFTAVEDQYYCVDCYKNFVAKKCAGCKNPITGFGKGSSVVAYEGQSWHDYCFHCKKCSVNLANKRFVFHNEQVYCPDCAKKL
- the Fhl1 gene encoding four and a half LIM domains protein 1 isoform X1, giving the protein MWLYLKKQNWEWNPKQECGPFSWWKSCGPSSYKVGTMSEKFDCHYCRDPLQGKKYVQKDGHHCCLKCFDKFCANTCVECRKPISADAKEVHYKNRYWHDTCFRCAKCLHPLASETFVSKDGKILCNKCATREDSPRCKGCFKAIVAGDQNVEYKGTIWHKDCFTCSNCKQVIGTGSFFPKGEDFYCVTCHETKFAKHCVKCNKAITSGGITYQDQPWHAECFVCVTCSKKLAGQRFTAVEDQYYCVDCYKNFVAKKCAGCKNPITGKRTVSRVSHPVSKARKPPVCHGKRLPLTLFPSANLRGRHPGGERTCPSWVVVLYRKNRSLAAPPRGPGLVKAPVWWPMKDNPGTTTASTAKNAP
- the Fhl1 gene encoding four and a half LIM domains protein 1 isoform X2, translated to MSEKFDCHYCRDPLQGKKYVQKDGHHCCLKCFDKFCANTCVECRKPISADAKEVHYKNRYWHDTCFRCAKCLHPLASETFVSKDGKILCNKCATREDSPRCKGCFKAIVAGDQNVEYKGTIWHKDCFTCSNCKQVIGTGSFFPKGEDFYCVTCHETKFAKHCVKCNKAITSGGITYQDQPWHAECFVCVTCSKKLAGQRFTAVEDQYYCVDCYKNFVAKKCAGCKNPITGKRTVSRVSHPVSKARKPPVCHGKRLPLTLFPSANLRGRHPGGERTCPSWVVVLYRKNRSLAAPPRGPGLVKAPVWWPMKDNPGTTTASTAKNAP